One segment of Pandoraea pnomenusa DNA contains the following:
- a CDS encoding FAD-dependent oxidoreductase, whose product MSSIDYQRLTFDYRPCADQSNSGAQVTHPVIVVGAGPIGLATAIDLAQQGVSVVVLDDDCTLSTGSRAICFAKRTLDIFDRLGCGERMVQKGVRWNVGRVFLRDQEVYNFDLLPEAGHHRPAFINLQQYYVEGYLFDRARELPNIEIRWKNKVVGLEQQGTPGTPDARVTLTVETPDGEYRTTARYVVAADGSRSPVRKLIGVDSHGRTFKDRFLIADVKMTADFPTERWFWFDPPFHPNQSVLLHRQPDDVWRIDFQLGWDADPVAEKAPERVIPRVQALLGPNAKFTLEWVSVYTFSCLRMDDFRHGHVLFAGDSAHGVSPFGARGANSGVQDAENLAWKLALVLAGHAPDALLDTYAREREYAADENIRNSTRSTDFITPKSPVSRVFRDAVLTLARDHAFARQLVNSGRLSVPAVLHDSTLNTAECDAFAARMVPGTACVDAPLSRQGRDGWLLPRLGGRFVALVFGAPSSLDASALAALDALARDSVPVVPVFVTPDAEAAEDTHDEYSVWHDAQGLAAQRYDAAPGTVYLIRPDQHVCARWRNVDAAAIAAARERAIGRTAPELAPMQCAA is encoded by the coding sequence ATGAGCAGCATCGATTACCAGCGCCTGACGTTCGACTATCGCCCGTGCGCGGACCAGAGCAATAGCGGCGCGCAGGTCACGCATCCGGTCATCGTGGTCGGCGCAGGCCCGATCGGGCTGGCCACCGCCATCGACCTCGCGCAGCAGGGCGTGTCCGTGGTCGTCCTCGACGACGACTGCACGCTGTCCACCGGCTCGCGCGCCATCTGTTTCGCCAAGCGCACGCTCGACATCTTCGATCGTCTGGGCTGCGGCGAGCGCATGGTGCAAAAGGGCGTGCGCTGGAACGTCGGTCGTGTGTTCCTGCGCGATCAGGAGGTCTACAACTTCGATCTGCTGCCCGAGGCCGGCCACCATCGTCCCGCCTTCATCAACCTTCAGCAGTATTACGTGGAGGGTTACCTGTTCGATCGCGCGCGCGAGTTGCCCAACATCGAGATTCGCTGGAAGAACAAGGTCGTCGGTCTCGAGCAGCAAGGCACGCCGGGCACGCCTGACGCGCGCGTGACGCTCACGGTCGAGACGCCCGACGGCGAATACCGGACGACGGCGCGCTACGTGGTCGCCGCCGACGGCTCGCGCAGTCCCGTGCGCAAGCTCATCGGCGTGGACAGCCACGGCCGCACGTTCAAGGACCGCTTCCTCATCGCCGACGTGAAGATGACGGCCGACTTCCCGACCGAGCGCTGGTTCTGGTTCGATCCGCCGTTCCATCCGAATCAATCGGTGTTGCTGCATCGCCAGCCGGACGACGTCTGGCGCATCGACTTCCAACTGGGTTGGGACGCCGATCCCGTCGCGGAAAAGGCCCCCGAGCGGGTGATCCCGCGCGTGCAGGCGCTGCTCGGCCCGAACGCCAAGTTCACGCTCGAGTGGGTCAGCGTGTACACGTTCTCGTGCCTGCGCATGGACGACTTCCGTCACGGCCATGTGCTGTTTGCCGGCGACTCGGCGCACGGGGTGTCGCCGTTCGGTGCGCGCGGCGCGAACAGCGGTGTGCAGGATGCCGAGAATCTCGCATGGAAGCTCGCCCTGGTGCTCGCCGGCCACGCGCCCGATGCCCTGCTCGACACTTACGCGCGCGAGCGGGAATACGCGGCCGACGAGAACATTCGCAATTCGACGCGCTCCACCGATTTCATCACACCGAAGAGTCCCGTGTCCCGGGTATTCCGCGACGCCGTGCTCACGCTCGCTCGCGATCACGCCTTCGCGCGCCAGTTGGTCAACAGCGGTCGCCTGTCGGTGCCCGCCGTGTTGCACGACTCCACGCTCAACACCGCCGAATGCGATGCGTTCGCCGCACGCATGGTGCCGGGCACGGCCTGCGTCGATGCACCGCTCTCGCGTCAGGGGCGGGACGGCTGGCTGCTGCCGCGCCTGGGCGGGCGCTTCGTCGCGCTCGTGTTCGGTGCGCCGTCATCGCTCGACGCGTCCGCCCTCGCCGCGTTGGACGCGCTCGCCCGCGACAGCGTGCCGGTCGTGCCGGTATTCGTCACGCCCGACGCCGAAGCCGCCGAGGACACGCACGACGAATACAGTGTCTGGCACGACGCCCAGGGGCTGGCCGCCCAGCGCTACGATGCGGCGCCCGGTACGGTCTACCTGATTCGCCCGGACCAGCATGTGTGCGCCCGTTGGCGCAATGTCGACGCCGCAGCGATCGCCGCCGCGCGCGAACGCGCCATCGGCCGTACGGCCCCGGAGCTCGCGCCAATGCAATGCGCGGCCTGA
- a CDS encoding CoA transferase subunit B, which yields MNRLTRDQMAARVAQDIPDGAYVNLGIGLPTAVANHLPAEKEIILQSENGVIGMGPAPAKGEEDEDLINAGKQPVTLKPGGAFFHHADSFAMMRGGHLDFCVLGAFQVSKTGDLANWHTGAPDAIPAVGGAMDLASGAKQVFVMMEHQTKQGESKIVEQCTYPLTGVGCVTRIYTDLAVIDVTPEGLRVIDMVEGLSFDELQRITGVTLLPSPAVA from the coding sequence ATGAACCGACTGACCCGCGACCAGATGGCCGCCCGCGTCGCCCAGGACATCCCCGACGGCGCCTACGTGAACCTCGGCATCGGCTTGCCGACGGCCGTCGCCAACCACCTGCCCGCTGAGAAGGAGATCATTCTCCAGAGCGAGAACGGCGTGATCGGCATGGGCCCCGCCCCGGCCAAGGGCGAAGAGGACGAGGACCTCATCAACGCCGGCAAGCAACCCGTCACGCTCAAGCCGGGCGGCGCGTTCTTCCACCACGCGGACTCGTTCGCGATGATGCGAGGCGGACACCTCGACTTCTGCGTGCTGGGTGCGTTCCAGGTCTCGAAGACCGGCGATCTCGCCAACTGGCATACGGGCGCGCCCGATGCGATACCCGCCGTGGGCGGTGCGATGGATCTCGCAAGCGGCGCCAAACAGGTGTTCGTGATGATGGAGCACCAGACGAAGCAGGGCGAGAGCAAGATCGTCGAGCAGTGCACGTATCCGCTCACGGGGGTGGGCTGCGTCACGCGCATCTATACCGATCTCGCCGTGATCGACGTGACACCCGAAGGCCTGCGCGTCATCGACATGGTCGAGGGCCTCTCCTTCGACGAGCTGCAGCGAATCACCGGTGTGACGCTGCTGCCCTCGCCGGCCGTTGCCTGA
- a CDS encoding 3-oxoacid CoA-transferase subunit A, producing MINKIYDSLASAVADVHDGATIMIGGFGNAGMPSALIDALIEQGARDLTIVNNNAGNGETGLAALLKAGRVRKIICSFPRQTDSQVFDALYRAGKIELELVPQGNLAERIRAAGAGIGGFFTPTGYGTLLAEGKETRVIDGKPYVFELPIHADFALIKALKGDRWGNLVYRKTARNFGPIMATAAKCAIVQVSEVVELGELDPEAVVTPGIFVQRVVAVPPAARA from the coding sequence GTGATCAACAAGATTTACGACTCGCTCGCCAGCGCGGTTGCCGACGTCCACGACGGCGCCACAATCATGATTGGCGGCTTCGGCAATGCCGGCATGCCCTCGGCGCTCATCGACGCGCTGATCGAACAGGGCGCTCGCGACCTGACCATCGTCAACAACAACGCTGGCAACGGCGAGACCGGTCTTGCCGCGCTGCTCAAGGCCGGACGCGTACGCAAGATCATCTGCTCGTTTCCGCGCCAGACCGATTCGCAGGTCTTCGACGCGCTGTATCGCGCAGGCAAGATCGAGCTCGAGCTGGTGCCGCAAGGCAATCTGGCCGAGCGCATTCGCGCGGCGGGCGCCGGCATCGGCGGCTTCTTCACGCCAACCGGCTACGGCACGCTGCTCGCCGAAGGCAAGGAAACGCGCGTGATCGACGGCAAGCCGTATGTTTTCGAGCTGCCGATTCACGCCGACTTCGCGTTGATCAAGGCACTCAAGGGCGACCGCTGGGGCAACCTCGTGTATCGCAAGACCGCCCGCAATTTCGGCCCGATCATGGCCACGGCGGCCAAATGCGCCATCGTTCAGGTGAGCGAAGTCGTCGAGCTCGGCGAGCTCGATCCGGAGGCCGTGGTGACGCCCGGCATCTTCGTGCAGCGCGTGGTGGCGGTGCCGCCGGCCGCGCGCGCCTGA
- a CDS encoding DUF2783 domain-containing protein yields the protein MALDTQPRLTHPDDFYEALIDMHRDLDDAQSQAANAQLILLLANQIGDQETLISAIRLARAGALGSAANPAA from the coding sequence ATGGCCCTCGATACCCAACCGCGCCTCACGCATCCCGACGACTTCTATGAAGCCCTGATCGACATGCATCGCGATCTCGACGACGCGCAGAGCCAGGCCGCCAACGCGCAACTGATTCTGCTGCTCGCCAACCAGATCGGCGACCAGGAGACGCTGATCTCCGCCATCCGACTGGCACGTGCGGGCGCGCTGGGCAGCGCCGCCAATCCAGCCGCCTGA
- a CDS encoding IclR family transcriptional regulator — MTFVPNDAPEPTDKKPGDSYVQSFARGLAVVKAFNAARPAQTLSEVAQASGLTRAGARRILLTLEALGYVRSEGRLFRLTPRILDLGFSYLTSMPLWNLAEPFMEALVQQVQESSSASVLDGDDIVYVLRVPVRKVMSINLSIGSRLPAWCTSMGRVMLSALPDDELEAALRRADIRAHTRRTVTDIDALRERILAVRAQGWALVDQELEEGLISIAAPIRNRAGQVIAAMNVSGQANRTSAAEMEKKFLAPLQQAAQKISQMVVV; from the coding sequence ATGACCTTTGTGCCGAACGACGCTCCCGAACCGACCGACAAGAAGCCCGGCGACTCCTACGTGCAGTCGTTCGCGCGCGGGCTGGCGGTGGTCAAGGCGTTCAATGCCGCGCGCCCGGCGCAAACGCTCTCGGAAGTCGCGCAGGCGTCGGGGCTCACGCGCGCGGGCGCGCGCCGCATTCTGCTCACGCTCGAAGCGCTCGGCTACGTGCGAAGCGAGGGTCGTCTGTTCCGCCTTACGCCGCGGATTCTCGACCTGGGGTTCTCCTATCTGACGTCGATGCCGCTGTGGAATCTGGCCGAGCCGTTCATGGAGGCGCTTGTCCAGCAGGTGCAGGAGAGCAGCTCGGCCTCGGTGCTCGACGGCGACGACATCGTCTACGTGCTTCGCGTGCCGGTGCGCAAGGTGATGTCGATCAACCTGTCGATCGGCAGCCGTCTGCCGGCCTGGTGCACGTCGATGGGACGCGTCATGCTCTCGGCGTTGCCGGACGACGAACTCGAGGCCGCCTTGCGGCGTGCCGACATTCGTGCGCACACGCGCCGCACGGTGACGGACATCGATGCATTGCGTGAACGGATTCTCGCCGTGCGTGCGCAAGGGTGGGCGTTGGTCGACCAGGAACTGGAGGAGGGGTTGATCTCGATTGCCGCACCGATTCGCAACCGGGCGGGTCAGGTGATTGCGGCGATGAATGTGAGCGGTCAGGCCAACCGGACGTCGGCGGCGGAGATGGAGAAGAAGTTTCTCGCGCCGTTGCAGCAGGCCGCGCAAAAGATCTCGCAGATGGTGGTCGTGTAA
- the pcaF gene encoding 3-oxoadipyl-CoA thiolase produces the protein MSEVFICDAIRTPIGRYGGALSSVRADDLGAIPLKALMARNANVDWTRIDDVIFGCANQAGEDNRNVARMSSLLAGLPQDVPGATLNRLCGSGMDAIGTAARAIKAGEAGLMIAGGVESMSRAPFVMGKAASAFSRQAEIYDTTIGWRFVNSLMKAQYGVDSMPETGENVATEFGISREDQDRFAVRSQEKAARAQANGTLAEEITPVSIAQKKGEAIIVDRDEHPRATSMEALARLKGVVRPDGTVTAGNASGVNDGACALLLADEASAARFGLTPRARILGMATAGVAPRIMGIGPAPATQKLLARLGMSLDQFDVIELNEAFASQGLAVLRQLGVADDDLRVNPNGGAIALGHPLGMSGARLVTTAMYQLKRSGGRFALCTMCIGVGQGIAIAIEAV, from the coding sequence ATGAGTGAAGTCTTTATCTGCGACGCGATTCGCACCCCGATCGGCCGCTACGGCGGCGCGCTGTCTTCCGTACGTGCCGACGACCTCGGCGCCATTCCCCTGAAGGCGCTCATGGCGCGCAATGCGAACGTGGACTGGACGCGGATCGACGACGTGATCTTCGGCTGCGCCAATCAGGCCGGCGAAGACAACCGCAACGTGGCGCGCATGTCGTCGCTGCTCGCGGGACTGCCGCAGGACGTGCCCGGCGCCACCCTCAACCGCCTCTGCGGCTCGGGCATGGATGCCATCGGCACCGCGGCGCGCGCCATCAAGGCGGGCGAAGCCGGACTGATGATCGCCGGCGGCGTGGAGAGCATGAGCCGTGCCCCGTTCGTGATGGGCAAGGCGGCAAGCGCGTTTTCGCGCCAGGCGGAAATCTACGACACGACCATCGGGTGGCGTTTCGTCAATTCGCTCATGAAGGCGCAGTACGGCGTGGATTCGATGCCCGAGACGGGCGAGAACGTGGCGACCGAGTTCGGCATCAGTCGCGAGGATCAGGACCGCTTCGCCGTGCGCTCGCAGGAAAAGGCGGCGCGCGCGCAAGCGAACGGCACGCTGGCCGAGGAAATCACGCCGGTGTCCATCGCCCAGAAAAAGGGCGAGGCGATCATCGTTGATCGCGACGAACACCCGCGCGCCACGAGCATGGAAGCGCTTGCCAGACTCAAGGGCGTGGTACGCCCTGATGGGACCGTGACCGCCGGCAACGCTTCTGGCGTCAACGACGGCGCCTGCGCACTGCTGTTGGCAGACGAGGCGAGCGCGGCGCGCTTCGGCCTGACGCCGCGCGCCCGGATCCTGGGCATGGCGACGGCAGGCGTGGCACCGCGCATCATGGGCATCGGTCCGGCTCCCGCAACACAAAAACTGCTCGCGCGGCTCGGTATGTCGCTCGATCAGTTCGACGTCATCGAACTCAACGAGGCATTCGCGAGCCAGGGCCTTGCCGTGCTGCGACAGCTCGGCGTGGCCGACGACGACCTGCGCGTCAATCCGAACGGCGGCGCCATTGCGCTGGGCCATCCGCTCGGCATGAGCGGCGC